In the genome of Cupriavidus malaysiensis, one region contains:
- a CDS encoding LysR family transcriptional regulator, with protein MREISLDRLRTLVAIADLGSFAEAARALHLAPPTVSLHIAELEARVGAPLLTRKRGEVRPSAIGETLVERARRLLADADQALDDVQRQVQGLAGRVRLGASTGAIAHLLPQALAMLAERHPDIDVQVAVLTSQETLARLAAGTLEVGLVALPQARVAGLAIRPWRRDPVLAFLPASWPCPARITPAWLVSRPLILNDGTTRLSRLTAEWFASGGHRPVPRIQLNYNDAIKSLVAAGYGAALLPHEATTPVPDARVVMRPLRPALWRQLGLAHRAGQVERATEHVLDVLWALRAA; from the coding sequence ATGCGCGAAATCAGCCTGGACCGCCTGCGTACCCTCGTCGCCATCGCCGACCTGGGCTCCTTCGCCGAGGCCGCGCGCGCGCTGCACCTGGCGCCGCCCACCGTCAGCCTGCATATCGCCGAGCTCGAGGCCCGCGTCGGCGCGCCGCTGCTGACGCGCAAGCGTGGCGAGGTGCGGCCCTCCGCCATCGGCGAGACGCTGGTGGAGCGCGCCCGCCGCCTGCTGGCCGATGCCGACCAGGCGCTGGACGACGTGCAGCGCCAGGTGCAGGGCCTGGCCGGGCGGGTGCGCCTCGGCGCCTCGACCGGCGCCATCGCCCACCTGCTGCCGCAGGCGCTGGCCATGCTGGCGGAGCGGCATCCCGACATCGACGTGCAGGTGGCCGTGCTGACCTCCCAGGAGACGCTGGCGCGGCTGGCCGCCGGCACGCTGGAGGTCGGCCTGGTGGCGCTGCCGCAGGCGCGCGTGGCGGGACTGGCCATCCGCCCCTGGCGGCGCGACCCGGTGCTGGCCTTCCTGCCGGCGAGCTGGCCTTGTCCGGCGCGCATCACGCCGGCCTGGCTGGTGTCGCGCCCGCTGATCCTGAACGACGGCACCACGCGCCTGTCGCGCCTGACCGCCGAGTGGTTCGCCAGCGGCGGCCACCGGCCGGTGCCGCGCATCCAGCTCAACTACAACGACGCCATCAAGAGCCTGGTGGCGGCCGGCTATGGCGCGGCGCTGCTGCCGCACGAGGCCACCACGCCGGTGCCGGACGCGCGTGTGGTGATGCGGCCGCTGCGCCCGGCACTGTGGCGGCAGCTGGGCCTGGCGCATCGCGCGGGGCAGGTCGAGCGTGCCACCGAGCATGTGCTCGACGTCCTGTGGGCGCTGCGCGCGGCATAG
- the argC gene encoding N-acetyl-gamma-glutamyl-phosphate reductase, with amino-acid sequence MRYPLVFIDGDQGTTGLQIHERLRDRDDLRLLTLPAGQRKDARARAEAINACDIAILCLPDAAAREAVASIANPAVRVIDASSAHRTQAGWTYGFPEMAAGQAQRIAGALRVSNPGCYPTGAIGLLRPLVVGGLLPPAYPLAIHAVSGYSGGGRAAVDTYEGPDADQALPFQVYGLGLAHKHAPEIQQYAGLARRPAFVPAYGAFRQGIVLTVALELDLLASGTDGDKLHACLADHYAGARHVEVMAPAEAAAATRLDPQALNGTNDLRLAVFANREHGQVLLAAVFDNLGKGASGAAVQNLDLMLAGVAADARQAA; translated from the coding sequence ATGCGCTACCCCCTCGTTTTCATCGACGGCGACCAGGGCACCACCGGCCTGCAGATCCACGAACGCCTGCGCGACCGCGACGACCTGCGCCTGCTGACGCTGCCCGCCGGCCAGCGCAAGGATGCACGCGCCCGCGCCGAGGCCATCAACGCTTGCGACATCGCCATCCTGTGCCTGCCGGACGCGGCCGCGCGCGAGGCGGTGGCATCCATCGCCAACCCGGCGGTGCGCGTGATCGACGCCAGCTCGGCGCACCGCACGCAAGCCGGCTGGACCTACGGCTTCCCGGAAATGGCGGCGGGCCAGGCGCAGCGTATCGCCGGCGCGTTGCGCGTCAGCAATCCGGGCTGCTACCCCACCGGGGCGATCGGCCTGCTGCGCCCCCTGGTGGTGGGCGGCCTGCTGCCGCCCGCTTACCCGCTCGCCATCCATGCCGTGTCGGGCTACTCCGGCGGCGGCCGCGCCGCGGTCGATACCTACGAGGGACCGGACGCCGATCAGGCCCTGCCGTTCCAGGTCTACGGCCTTGGCCTGGCGCACAAGCACGCGCCCGAGATCCAGCAGTACGCGGGCCTGGCGCGGCGCCCCGCGTTCGTCCCGGCCTACGGCGCCTTCCGCCAGGGCATCGTGCTGACGGTGGCGCTGGAACTGGACCTGCTGGCCTCCGGCACGGACGGCGACAAGCTGCATGCCTGCCTGGCCGACCACTACGCCGGCGCGCGCCATGTCGAGGTGATGGCGCCGGCCGAGGCGGCCGCCGCCACCCGCCTCGACCCGCAGGCGCTGAACGGCACCAACGACCTGCGCCTGGCCGTGTTCGCCAACCGCGAGCATGGGCAGGTATTGCTGGCGGCGGTGTTCGACAACCTGGGCAAGGGCGCTTCGGGCGCGGCGGTGCAGAACCTCGACCTGATGCTGGCGGGCGTGGCGGCCGACGCGCGCCAGGCGGCCTGA
- a CDS encoding serine hydrolase domain-containing protein: MRGLRFRLVCRVVVALGTICALAAPALPAHAASAATFPDFTTPPEQIARAVLADEPGTVAVGIWRQDHEQSALLRRASEDGPAMVQSAAAGAEPLFEIGSISKLFTGLLLAQAVEHGELGLDDSLGTLLGGAYRLAPETAAITLRQLATHGACLPREAPGFPGYTEPNPFAAIDRQRLYAAVAGLRLAHAPPCAGAYSNFGMGLLGQLLADHYGKPWATLVRERITGPLGMHDTMQVLGARQERLVPGRFHLEPAPPWDFDALAGAGALRSSTTDLLAFARALSAGSAGPLGPAATRMLTPLGRYRAGEIGYAVMMRGTGAHRTYFHDGLTAGYRALLVFAPDTGEAAALLAANTHAEPSRLLTGVLARRYPPAATARGTPSDAELAAVSGSYRVDRDTLEIFAAQDGRLYRRLSGGGFRPLEPAGTDTFIDAPVGAEFVFRRQDGRVAGVDLYQGGGSYSASRTEAAAPAAVVIEPARAADYDGRYAGKRLLRTELKLDVRQSGGQLGVRLGNFWRQPVFPLPGRPDRFVFEDRRAQLQFTRDAGGKVDGAVLYDRGVISVRRLP, encoded by the coding sequence ATGAGGGGATTGCGTTTTCGCCTGGTTTGCCGCGTCGTCGTGGCGCTGGGCACGATCTGCGCCTTGGCCGCCCCCGCGCTGCCGGCGCACGCTGCATCCGCGGCAACCTTTCCCGATTTCACCACCCCACCGGAGCAGATCGCGCGCGCCGTCCTGGCCGATGAGCCCGGCACCGTCGCGGTCGGCATATGGCGCCAGGACCACGAACAGTCGGCGCTGCTGCGCCGCGCGTCGGAGGATGGTCCTGCCATGGTGCAAAGCGCAGCCGCCGGCGCCGAGCCGCTGTTCGAGATCGGCTCGATCAGCAAGCTCTTCACCGGACTGCTGCTGGCCCAGGCCGTGGAGCACGGCGAGCTTGGGCTGGACGATTCGCTCGGCACCTTGCTCGGCGGCGCCTACCGGCTGGCGCCGGAGACCGCCGCCATCACGCTGCGGCAGCTCGCCACCCATGGCGCCTGCCTGCCGCGCGAGGCGCCCGGCTTTCCGGGCTATACCGAGCCCAACCCCTTCGCCGCCATCGACCGCCAGCGCCTCTACGCCGCCGTGGCCGGCCTGCGGCTGGCACACGCGCCGCCCTGCGCCGGCGCCTACAGCAACTTCGGCATGGGCCTGCTCGGCCAGTTGCTGGCCGACCACTACGGCAAACCCTGGGCCACCCTGGTGCGCGAGCGCATCACCGGCCCGCTGGGCATGCACGACACCATGCAGGTACTCGGCGCTCGGCAGGAACGGCTGGTGCCCGGCCGCTTCCACCTGGAACCCGCGCCGCCCTGGGACTTCGATGCCCTGGCCGGCGCGGGCGCGCTGCGTTCCAGCACCACCGACCTGCTGGCCTTCGCGCGCGCCCTGTCGGCAGGCAGCGCCGGCCCGCTGGGCCCGGCCGCCACGCGCATGCTGACGCCGCTCGGCCGCTACCGCGCCGGAGAGATCGGCTACGCAGTCATGATGCGAGGCACCGGTGCGCACCGGACCTACTTCCACGACGGCCTGACCGCCGGCTACCGCGCCCTGCTCGTGTTCGCGCCGGACACCGGCGAGGCGGCAGCGCTGCTGGCCGCCAATACGCATGCCGAGCCATCCCGGCTGCTGACCGGCGTGCTGGCGCGCCGCTACCCGCCCGCCGCCACGGCCCGCGGTACACCGTCGGACGCCGAGCTGGCGGCCGTCAGCGGCAGCTACCGCGTCGACCGGGACACCTTGGAGATCTTCGCCGCGCAGGACGGCCGGCTGTACCGCCGGCTCTCCGGCGGCGGCTTCCGGCCGCTCGAGCCGGCCGGGACCGATACCTTCATCGATGCGCCCGTCGGCGCCGAATTCGTCTTCCGGCGGCAGGACGGCCGCGTAGCCGGCGTCGACCTGTATCAAGGCGGTGGGAGCTATTCGGCAAGCCGCACCGAAGCGGCGGCGCCTGCGGCGGTGGTGATCGAGCCGGCACGCGCCGCCGACTACGACGGCCGCTACGCAGGCAAGCGCCTGCTGCGCACGGAACTGAAGCTGGATGTCCGGCAGAGCGGCGGCCAGCTCGGCGTCCGGCTGGGCAACTTCTGGCGGCAGCCGGTCTTTCCGCTGCCGGGCCGACCCGACCGTTTCGTCTTCGAAGACCGCCGCGCGCAGCTCCAGTTCACCCGCGACGCAGGCGGCAAGGTCGACGGCGCAGTGCTGTACGACCGTGGCGTGATTTCGGTGCGGCGGTTGCCCTGA